The proteins below are encoded in one region of Aulosira sp. FACHB-615:
- a CDS encoding energy-coupling factor ABC transporter substrate-binding protein, with the protein MNQSKKGLSNWLLVLAVLALAVAPLIFVRNAEFGGADGKAQEAISEIQPEYKPWFKSIFEPASGEIASLLFASQAALGAGVIGYAIGLYKGRSQQQKHEE; encoded by the coding sequence ATGAATCAGTCTAAAAAAGGGTTGAGTAACTGGTTATTAGTATTAGCTGTATTGGCTTTAGCTGTTGCACCCTTAATCTTTGTCCGTAATGCAGAATTTGGCGGTGCTGATGGCAAAGCACAAGAAGCTATAAGTGAGATACAACCAGAATATAAACCTTGGTTTAAATCAATTTTTGAACCAGCTAGTGGTGAAATAGCAAGCTTATTATTTGCTTCGCAAGCAGCTTTGGGTGCGGGAGTAATTGGTTACGCAATTGGGTTATATAAAGGCCGTTCCCAACAACAAAAGCATGAAGAATGA
- a CDS encoding thermonuclease family protein: MQKLTKQMVLWLSAVVMVLGLVSCDKFFGASGDLVERVSDGDTLAVKDAKGIKFNVRFACIDAPEVPHSQKERNSKLASDRNQFDWGAKAQARLQQLVQQSGDRVMLTITDSDRYGRKVAEVRLKDGTFVQEVLLKEGLAKVYRPYLNKCPSKDLVQKAEAQAQQQKLGVWSDSKFTNPWEYRSLAKEGSGSASLTNRRKK; encoded by the coding sequence ATGCAGAAATTAACAAAACAGATGGTACTTTGGCTAAGTGCAGTTGTGATGGTTTTGGGTTTGGTGAGTTGCGATAAATTCTTTGGTGCTTCTGGAGACTTGGTAGAACGGGTGAGTGATGGGGATACTTTAGCTGTCAAAGATGCAAAAGGAATTAAATTCAATGTGCGCTTTGCTTGTATTGATGCGCCAGAAGTACCCCATTCCCAAAAAGAAAGGAACAGTAAACTCGCCAGCGATCGCAATCAATTTGACTGGGGTGCCAAAGCACAAGCACGCTTACAACAATTAGTCCAACAATCAGGCGATCGCGTGATGTTGACGATTACAGATAGCGATCGCTATGGTAGAAAGGTTGCAGAAGTCCGCTTAAAAGATGGTACTTTTGTCCAAGAAGTCTTATTAAAAGAAGGTTTAGCTAAGGTTTATCGCCCTTATCTAAACAAATGTCCGAGTAAAGATTTAGTTCAAAAAGCAGAAGCACAAGCACAACAGCAAAAACTAGGTGTTTGGAGTGATAGCAAATTTACCAACCCTTGGGAATATCGCAGTCTTGCAAAAGAAGGCAGTGGTTCGGCTTCGCTCACCAACCGGAGGAAGAAGTAA
- a CDS encoding alpha-2-macroglobulin produces the protein MIIKIVLQLFIILTFVLSISGCSLLGVSSNKEPLPAVSPLTPPKLPDWIEQISPIGDATPLNQIRIRFKEALIPVENLDSPEQQNLLQKFTVWPPLPGQFRFLTPRMVGFQVDKSLPQATRFQVTLKAGLADLKNHKLNQDLAWTFNTEPIKLTDLPGVNPVEKAEIQPIDLKQKLQFTSNVELNLDSLQKHLKLVPEGKNKDISFNIDLAKEEKPTEGEDPLAKFDPSMRNWVYNLIPQQSLEKATNYRLVFSPGILPNYGNLPTDKESVSKLATYSPLEFKTINFYGQPDVNGTYGRFVKGSPQLEFNNILLADSVKDNIKVDPAPKDISRLFQVPEESNLVTINPYALESATNYKITIGTNIKDKFGQTLNKPVTLQYNTGDLAGDIWVPSDLHIFPSSQNLQLNISTVNLPESKYKAAYRVVQPSDLVYFNSASPKGNDNELLPQLNSWQSFKVNSKKNQLVDVNVPLREKLGSPTGMLAYGVQARTNKYQDNGKELWREPVTYGLVQLTNLGVFSQWFPDSGLIRVHHLSDGSPAKNAAIEVYPSKLEEKYPSNAVPCATGTTDENGTLRLQVDNLKQCFPDNQRFTKSPQLLVIARENQDWAFARTEEYSGSFGYGIDAGWQEAKAESRGVIFSDRDLYQPGEKAWFTGFADYLENGTLQQDKNAVYQLTLINPDGQKTQLGGKTTNEFGTFSLELPIQKTQALGYYTIQGKGKAGQEISGEFRVAEFKPPNFKVELNLDKEFALANDKVEAKAASNYLFGAPVEAGEAKYFVTRQQTSFIPKGWEEFSFGRQWFWPEESPSLTSEVLQTSDKLDASGKTSQTVTVAKDLPYPMTYQVDVQVADVSNLSVAASQKFTALPSNKLIGLKSNFIADAGKALPVEIIVTEPTGKPITGQRVRIELQQMKYSSVTQLVEGSRTAKNQLEYKTVEQTDITSADSPQILTLTPPESGSYRIRANFRDTKEELTATDLQIWATGETPVYWSSEDRDRLEVKLDKKEYNPGETATALIQSPYPEAELYFAVIKDKPIYQQVTKIKGGAPQIQFQVTPEMLPNAAVEAVLVRQGAPLNQVEPGSLDKLVKIGFSPFKVNLQDKYLKVQVTPLQASLEPGAEQTIQLELKDNQNNPTPGQFTVMVVNEAVLQLSGYRPPDLVDTVYAEQQISTRFSDNRPDVVIQPQDIAKPKGWGYGGGFSVGAANTRVRTDFQALAYYNGSVLADASGKAQITFKLPDDFTTWRVMAVATDGNLRFGNADATFITTKPLLTNAILPQFVRPGDRIFAGLSVTNTTGNNGNLSINGELSGTVKFAENNPTTTSLQTNAEPATKAYRFPMIAGGVGESKVRFTTQLNNTADAFELPLEVKPLEITEQVVEAGVTEKQVKIPLNVDKNVYPEAGGLDIQLASTLIPEIKAPAKQVLEDDDLPFAEPAASQLIIAANLQTLGKQYSQTFAEFNPSQKANQAITQLQKLQIADGGFAAYPGQEKSDPWVSAYSAESLVKANQAFPGFIDSATLTRLKNYLQKVVANPGQYEFCKQQICKNQLQLNALIALAELGDKSNSFLGDIYQQLNNFDIVTQIKLARYLSQFPEWQDESKQMLNQLQQNIYETGRNAVISLPQSWGWMNSSTTAQAQALRLFIAKQSKPEVLDKLFQSLLSLRRNGTWQTNYNNAQALTALVEYSQLQPTPPNFAATVQLARQKLGENRFDGYKNPNLQLNVAMDKLPRGRHDLIIQKSGRGKLHYLVAYNYRLQGNQPGRFNGLRVTREISKVGEEKVLQKTGMYAVDKPLTVDSGQVFDIGLEIIADHPVDHIVIKDPLPAGFEAVDQSFQTATAALQAKADSWQLGYRNIYRDRIIAYADHLEPGVYSLHYLVRSVTPGTYTWPGAEAHLQYAPEEFGRTAESTIVLEEKR, from the coding sequence ATGATTATTAAAATTGTTCTGCAATTATTTATAATTCTGACATTTGTACTCAGCATTAGTGGCTGTAGTTTATTAGGTGTATCCTCAAACAAAGAACCGTTACCCGCCGTTTCTCCCCTTACCCCACCAAAGTTACCAGACTGGATTGAACAAATTAGTCCTATTGGTGATGCTACACCTTTAAATCAAATTCGTATCCGTTTTAAGGAAGCATTAATTCCTGTTGAAAACCTTGACAGCCCAGAACAGCAAAATTTATTACAAAAATTTACTGTATGGCCGCCTTTACCCGGTCAATTTCGCTTTTTAACACCACGCATGGTAGGTTTTCAAGTAGATAAATCCCTACCCCAAGCCACAAGGTTTCAAGTTACTTTAAAAGCAGGTTTGGCAGATTTAAAAAATCACAAGTTAAATCAAGATTTAGCTTGGACTTTTAATACTGAACCTATTAAGTTGACTGATTTACCCGGTGTGAATCCTGTGGAAAAGGCAGAGATTCAACCTATAGATTTAAAACAAAAACTGCAATTTACTTCAAATGTCGAATTAAACTTAGATTCATTACAAAAACATCTTAAGCTTGTCCCCGAAGGTAAAAATAAAGATATCAGTTTTAATATAGACTTAGCGAAAGAGGAAAAACCAACAGAAGGTGAAGACCCTTTAGCAAAGTTTGACCCTTCAATGCGTAATTGGGTTTATAATCTCATACCCCAGCAAAGTTTAGAAAAAGCGACTAATTACCGTCTGGTATTTTCCCCTGGTATATTACCAAATTACGGTAATTTACCTACAGATAAAGAGTCTGTAAGTAAGTTGGCGACTTATTCACCTTTAGAGTTTAAAACCATCAACTTTTACGGACAACCTGATGTTAACGGTACTTATGGAAGGTTTGTTAAAGGTAGTCCGCAGCTAGAATTTAATAATATATTACTGGCAGATTCAGTTAAAGATAATATCAAAGTTGACCCAGCACCAAAAGATATCTCTCGACTGTTCCAAGTTCCAGAAGAATCTAATTTAGTGACGATTAATCCCTACGCTTTAGAATCTGCGACTAATTATAAAATTACGATTGGGACAAATATTAAAGATAAATTCGGACAGACTTTAAATAAACCTGTCACCCTACAATATAATACTGGCGATTTGGCGGGGGATATTTGGGTTCCGTCAGATTTACATATCTTTCCCTCCAGTCAAAATTTACAGTTAAATATTAGTACAGTTAATTTACCAGAGTCGAAATATAAAGCTGCTTATCGTGTAGTTCAGCCCAGCGATTTAGTCTATTTTAATAGTGCTTCGCCAAAAGGCAATGATAATGAGTTATTACCACAGCTAAATTCATGGCAAAGCTTTAAAGTCAACTCTAAGAAAAATCAACTTGTTGATGTCAATGTCCCATTACGAGAAAAGCTTGGTAGTCCAACAGGGATGTTAGCTTATGGAGTCCAAGCACGCACAAATAAATATCAAGATAATGGCAAGGAATTGTGGCGGGAACCTGTAACTTATGGTTTAGTACAGTTGACAAATTTAGGTGTATTTAGTCAATGGTTTCCTGACTCTGGTTTAATTCGGGTGCATCATTTGAGTGATGGTTCACCAGCTAAGAATGCAGCTATTGAAGTTTATCCATCAAAGTTAGAGGAAAAATATCCCAGTAATGCTGTACCTTGCGCGACTGGTACAACTGATGAAAATGGCACTTTAAGACTACAAGTTGATAATTTAAAACAGTGTTTTCCTGATAATCAAAGATTTACGAAATCGCCACAACTATTAGTAATTGCGCGAGAAAATCAAGATTGGGCTTTTGCGAGAACCGAAGAATATAGCGGGTCTTTTGGTTATGGTATTGATGCAGGTTGGCAAGAAGCTAAAGCAGAATCACGAGGTGTAATTTTTTCTGATAGAGACTTATATCAGCCAGGAGAAAAAGCTTGGTTTACTGGTTTTGCTGATTATTTAGAAAATGGGACTCTCCAGCAAGATAAAAACGCTGTTTATCAATTAACTCTAATTAATCCCGACGGACAGAAAACCCAATTAGGTGGCAAAACCACCAATGAGTTTGGGACATTTTCTCTAGAGTTACCCATTCAGAAAACTCAAGCTTTGGGCTACTATACTATCCAAGGTAAAGGTAAGGCAGGACAAGAAATTTCCGGCGAGTTTCGGGTGGCTGAATTTAAACCGCCTAACTTTAAAGTTGAACTTAATTTAGATAAAGAATTTGCCCTAGCTAACGATAAAGTGGAAGCGAAAGCCGCTAGTAATTATTTATTTGGTGCGCCTGTGGAAGCTGGGGAAGCCAAATATTTTGTCACGCGCCAACAGACTAGTTTTATCCCTAAAGGTTGGGAAGAATTTAGTTTTGGGAGACAATGGTTTTGGCCGGAAGAAAGTCCATCGTTAACTAGTGAGGTTTTGCAAACGAGTGACAAGTTAGATGCAAGTGGTAAAACGAGTCAAACTGTGACGGTGGCGAAAGATTTACCTTACCCAATGACTTATCAAGTAGATGTGCAAGTTGCAGATGTTTCTAATTTATCTGTGGCTGCTTCTCAAAAGTTTACGGCTTTACCCAGTAACAAACTTATTGGACTCAAAAGTAATTTTATTGCTGATGCTGGTAAGGCTTTACCTGTAGAAATAATAGTGACTGAACCTACAGGGAAACCCATCACAGGTCAACGGGTACGGATAGAATTACAACAGATGAAATATAGTAGTGTGACGCAGTTAGTGGAAGGAAGTCGCACTGCGAAAAATCAATTGGAATATAAAACAGTAGAACAAACAGATATTACTTCTGCTGATAGTCCCCAGATATTAACTTTAACACCACCCGAATCAGGCTCATACAGAATTAGAGCTAATTTTAGGGATACAAAAGAGGAATTAACGGCGACAGATTTACAAATTTGGGCAACAGGAGAAACCCCAGTTTATTGGAGTTCGGAAGACCGCGATCGCCTAGAAGTTAAACTAGATAAAAAAGAGTATAATCCAGGGGAAACTGCCACAGCTTTAATTCAATCTCCCTACCCCGAAGCGGAATTATATTTTGCGGTAATTAAAGACAAACCAATTTATCAACAAGTAACCAAAATCAAGGGAGGCGCACCCCAAATTCAGTTTCAAGTCACACCAGAAATGTTACCTAATGCAGCAGTAGAAGCTGTATTAGTCAGACAAGGCGCACCTCTCAACCAAGTCGAACCAGGAAGTTTAGATAAATTAGTAAAAATTGGTTTCTCACCTTTTAAAGTCAACTTGCAAGATAAATATTTAAAGGTGCAAGTCACACCTTTGCAAGCATCTTTAGAACCGGGTGCAGAACAAACAATACAGCTAGAACTGAAAGACAACCAAAATAACCCCACCCCAGGACAATTTACTGTTATGGTGGTGAATGAAGCGGTGTTGCAACTATCTGGTTATCGTCCGCCAGACTTGGTAGATACAGTCTACGCAGAACAGCAAATATCTACCCGGTTCAGCGATAATCGTCCTGATGTGGTGATACAACCCCAAGATATAGCGAAGCCTAAAGGTTGGGGTTATGGCGGTGGTTTTTCTGTCGGTGCAGCAAATACCCGCGTCCGCACAGATTTTCAAGCTTTGGCTTACTACAACGGTTCAGTGTTAGCTGATGCGAGTGGTAAGGCGCAGATAACCTTTAAATTACCGGATGATTTTACCACATGGCGAGTGATGGCTGTCGCTACTGATGGAAACTTGCGCTTTGGTAACGCTGATGCGACATTTATCACCACCAAACCACTGCTAACTAATGCCATCTTGCCACAGTTTGTCCGTCCAGGCGATCGCATCTTCGCTGGTTTATCTGTCACCAACACCACCGGGAATAACGGAAACCTCTCAATTAACGGCGAACTTAGCGGTACAGTCAAGTTTGCGGAAAATAACCCCACCACAACTTCCTTGCAAACCAACGCTGAACCAGCCACCAAAGCTTATCGCTTCCCCATGATTGCAGGTGGCGTTGGTGAAAGTAAAGTTAGGTTCACCACCCAACTAAATAATACAGCCGATGCTTTTGAACTGCCTTTAGAAGTGAAGCCGTTAGAAATTACCGAACAAGTTGTAGAAGCTGGCGTGACAGAAAAGCAAGTCAAAATTCCCCTGAATGTTGATAAAAATGTCTACCCGGAAGCAGGTGGTTTAGATATTCAATTAGCGAGTACATTAATACCCGAAATTAAAGCACCCGCGAAACAAGTTTTAGAAGATGATGATTTACCCTTTGCAGAACCAGCCGCCAGTCAATTAATTATTGCTGCTAACCTGCAAACTTTAGGTAAACAATACAGTCAAACATTCGCTGAATTTAATCCTAGCCAAAAAGCAAACCAAGCCATTACCCAACTGCAAAAATTACAAATAGCCGATGGTGGTTTTGCTGCTTATCCAGGACAAGAAAAATCAGACCCTTGGGTTTCTGCATACTCGGCGGAATCTTTAGTAAAAGCTAATCAAGCATTTCCTGGTTTTATCGATTCTGCAACATTAACGCGCTTGAAAAATTATCTGCAAAAGGTAGTAGCAAACCCAGGACAGTATGAATTTTGTAAACAGCAAATTTGTAAAAATCAACTGCAATTAAACGCCTTAATCGCCTTAGCAGAATTAGGTGATAAAAGCAATAGTTTCTTAGGCGATATTTACCAACAACTCAATAACTTTGATATCGTCACCCAAATCAAACTAGCGCGGTACTTATCGCAATTCCCCGAATGGCAAGATGAATCAAAACAAATGTTGAACCAGTTACAACAAAATATCTATGAAACTGGACGCAACGCCGTAATTAGTTTACCCCAAAGTTGGGGATGGATGAATTCATCTACCACCGCCCAAGCACAAGCTTTAAGGTTATTTATTGCCAAACAAAGTAAACCGGAAGTTCTGGATAAATTATTCCAAAGTCTATTAAGTTTACGCCGCAATGGCACATGGCAAACTAACTATAATAATGCTCAAGCTTTAACAGCTTTAGTAGAATATAGTCAACTCCAACCCACACCACCAAACTTTGCCGCCACAGTTCAATTAGCTCGTCAAAAGTTAGGTGAAAATCGCTTTGATGGTTACAAAAATCCTAACTTGCAGCTAAATGTTGCAATGGATAAATTACCCCGTGGTCGTCATGATTTGATAATACAAAAATCGGGTAGGGGCAAATTACATTATTTAGTTGCCTATAATTATCGCTTGCAAGGTAATCAACCAGGCAGATTTAACGGTTTACGTGTCACACGCGAAATTAGCAAAGTCGGAGAAGAAAAAGTTCTGCAAAAAACCGGGATGTATGCTGTAGATAAACCCTTAACTGTCGATAGTGGACAAGTATTTGATATTGGTTTAGAAATAATTGCAGACCATCCTGTAGACCATATAGTCATTAAAGACCCATTACCAGCAGGGTTTGAAGCCGTAGACCAGAGTTTTCAAACTGCGACAGCCGCATTGCAAGCCAAAGCCGATAGTTGGCAACTTGGTTATCGCAATATTTACCGCGATCGCATTATCGCCTACGCCGACCACCTCGAACCAGGAGTTTATAGCCTACATTACCTAGTCCGTTCTGTGACTCCCGGTACATATACATGGCCTGGCGCAGAAGCACATTTGCAGTATGCACCAGAAGAATTTGGACGCACTGCTGAGTCTACAATTGTGCTTGAGGAGAAGCGTTGA
- the cbiQ gene encoding cobalt ECF transporter T component CbiQ: MSLQLDTLAYTNRLRKLPPEHKLIFALTTLAIALATHPFVQILIAIWMGVWTMVYAKIPASIYFRLLLFTIVFCLTSLPALIINGVSINDLPKVQLDALYGLSFGQFYIYVSHHGSLQAWAIFTRALASVSCLYFLMLTVPFTEILQTLRYLRFPVLLTDLLLLMYRFIFILLNTANEIWTAQNSRGGYRTWRIWMKSLAILIGQLLQRTLQTYNQFSLGLEARGFVGEFKVWHPRRYHPQTRYIIEAICGCICLIGLEFWRNAGIFIRI; encoded by the coding sequence ATGAGTTTGCAATTAGATACGTTAGCTTATACTAATCGGTTGCGAAAATTACCACCAGAGCATAAACTAATTTTTGCCTTGACTACTCTTGCTATTGCCCTTGCTACCCATCCATTCGTGCAGATTTTAATAGCAATTTGGATGGGTGTTTGGACAATGGTTTATGCCAAAATTCCGGCTAGTATTTATTTCCGTTTGTTATTATTTACCATCGTTTTTTGTTTGACAAGTTTACCCGCCTTAATCATCAATGGTGTGTCAATTAATGATTTGCCAAAGGTGCAATTAGATGCTTTATATGGGCTAAGTTTTGGACAATTCTATATTTATGTTAGTCATCATGGCAGTCTGCAAGCCTGGGCAATCTTCACCAGAGCATTAGCCTCAGTTTCCTGCTTATATTTTCTCATGTTAACTGTTCCGTTTACGGAAATCTTACAAACTCTGCGTTATTTGCGATTTCCAGTGCTGTTAACTGATTTGTTATTACTGATGTATCGGTTTATTTTCATTTTGCTGAATACAGCCAATGAAATATGGACAGCGCAAAATTCCCGTGGTGGCTATCGCACTTGGCGTATTTGGATGAAAAGTTTAGCCATATTAATTGGACAACTTTTACAGCGCACATTACAAACATATAATCAGTTTTCTCTGGGTTTAGAAGCGCGGGGTTTTGTTGGGGAATTTAAAGTTTGGCATCCTCGCCGCTATCATCCCCAAACCAGATATATTATCGAAGCAATTTGCGGCTGTATTTGTTTAATTGGATTGGAATTTTGGCGAAATGCAGGAATATTTATTAGAATTTGA
- a CDS encoding energy-coupling factor ABC transporter permease, whose translation MNRKKQALASLCLMAVISFYLVVGLPKPAYAMHIMEGFLPVQWAIFWWVVALPFFLLGLRSLTRITQANPQLKLLLGLAGAFTFVLSALKIPSVTGSCSHPTGTGLGAVLFGPLTMSVLGSLVLLFQALLLAHGGLTTLGANAFSMAIAGPFAAYWIYNFTIKLGGKAKIAIFLAAAISDLLTYIITSIQLALAFPAPVGGFIASFTKFAGIFALTQVPLAISEGLLTVLVWNWLQSYNPQELELLKLIKREPQGNESV comes from the coding sequence ATGAACAGAAAAAAGCAGGCTTTAGCTAGTCTATGCCTGATGGCAGTAATTAGTTTTTATTTAGTAGTTGGTTTACCCAAACCCGCCTACGCAATGCACATTATGGAAGGTTTTTTACCAGTGCAGTGGGCGATTTTTTGGTGGGTTGTAGCATTGCCATTTTTTCTTTTAGGGTTGCGGAGTTTGACACGCATTACCCAAGCCAACCCCCAACTTAAACTACTACTCGGCTTGGCGGGTGCGTTTACTTTTGTACTTTCCGCCTTGAAAATCCCTTCGGTTACAGGTAGCTGTTCTCATCCTACCGGCACAGGGTTAGGTGCGGTGCTGTTTGGCCCCTTAACTATGTCGGTTTTGGGTAGTTTAGTATTGTTGTTTCAGGCTTTGTTGTTAGCACATGGCGGTTTGACAACTTTGGGTGCAAATGCCTTTTCGATGGCGATCGCCGGGCCATTTGCCGCTTACTGGATATATAATTTCACAATTAAGCTGGGTGGTAAAGCAAAAATCGCCATATTTCTCGCCGCAGCCATTTCAGATTTACTCACCTACATTATTACTTCTATCCAACTCGCCTTAGCTTTTCCCGCGCCTGTTGGTGGCTTCATTGCTTCATTCACCAAATTCGCCGGAATTTTTGCCTTAACTCAAGTCCCTCTCGCAATTAGTGAAGGATTGCTAACTGTATTAGTGTGGAACTGGTTGCAATCTTATAATCCTCAAGAATTAGAATTGCTGAAATTAATCAAACGGGAACCCCAAGGAAATGAATCAGTCTAA
- a CDS encoding energy-coupling factor ABC transporter ATP-binding protein: protein MQEYLLEFEQVSYTYSGAQQSALNGLNLKVPLGKRCALIGQNGCGKTTLFLLANGLYKPNAGVVRWRGEPLTYHRNYLGKLRQQVGLIFQDPEQQLVASTVEEDISYGLCNLGLPVSQIQARVEQILLEFGLTALAERPVHHLSLGQKKRVSIADVMVLNPELLLLDEPTAYLDVKHTRNLLKTLQKIHRNGTTLMMATHDLDFVYRWADWVFVMDKGQLIVEGEPQDVFSQRSLLEELELGVPLIYEMLFDGLSGEDEAVRQRVRQRILKLFHDFAS from the coding sequence ATGCAGGAATATTTATTAGAATTTGAGCAAGTATCTTACACCTATTCCGGCGCACAGCAATCAGCTTTGAATGGTCTTAACTTAAAAGTTCCATTGGGTAAAAGATGTGCGTTAATTGGGCAGAATGGTTGTGGGAAAACCACATTATTTTTATTAGCTAATGGTTTATATAAACCTAATGCGGGTGTTGTGCGGTGGCGCGGAGAACCGTTAACTTATCATCGTAATTATCTGGGGAAATTGCGTCAACAAGTCGGGCTAATCTTTCAAGATCCCGAACAGCAATTAGTAGCTTCTACTGTGGAAGAAGATATATCTTATGGTTTGTGTAATTTAGGACTTCCAGTTTCGCAAATTCAAGCACGAGTAGAACAAATATTATTAGAATTTGGGTTGACAGCTTTAGCTGAAAGACCAGTACATCATTTAAGTTTAGGACAAAAAAAGCGGGTTTCTATAGCAGATGTGATGGTATTGAATCCTGAATTATTATTGTTAGATGAACCGACAGCTTATTTAGATGTGAAACATACACGGAATTTGCTGAAAACTCTGCAAAAAATTCATCGAAATGGTACGACTTTAATGATGGCAACCCATGATTTAGATTTTGTGTATCGTTGGGCAGATTGGGTTTTTGTCATGGATAAAGGACAATTGATAGTAGAAGGTGAACCGCAAGATGTATTTAGTCAGCGTTCTTTATTAGAAGAGTTAGAGTTAGGCGTACCTTTGATATATGAAATGTTATTCGATGGGTTATCAGGTGAGGATGAAGCCGTTAGACAAAGGGTAAGGCAAAGAATATTAAAATTATTTCATGATTTTGCATCGTGA
- a CDS encoding methylmalonic aciduria and homocystinuria type D protein: MGQAVQISIHAPSKYICTNCERILPDWKQEPFFWVVVVLQRSQFSLVESTKEIEAEKQKLRQRFMGFGCDVAFELRDRGYLSDLIDPRTGYPLLSRPGAMPHNDTAVVKALLGYPVIKNKCCVLVHPIWGTAVYPSILISAAPPTLIEFVVKEIACQHGWEEEV; encoded by the coding sequence ATGGGACAAGCTGTGCAAATTTCTATTCATGCACCGAGTAAATATATATGTACTAATTGCGAACGGATATTACCAGATTGGAAACAAGAACCCTTTTTTTGGGTTGTGGTTGTTTTGCAGCGATCGCAATTTTCTTTAGTGGAAAGCACCAAAGAAATCGAGGCGGAGAAACAAAAGTTACGCCAAAGGTTTATGGGATTTGGTTGTGATGTGGCTTTTGAATTGCGCGATCGCGGTTATCTCTCAGACTTAATTGATCCGCGTACAGGCTATCCTTTACTTTCGCGTCCCGGTGCAATGCCGCACAATGATACTGCTGTAGTTAAAGCGTTACTTGGCTATCCAGTCATTAAAAATAAATGCTGTGTGCTGGTTCATCCAATTTGGGGTACAGCAGTTTATCCGAGTATTTTAATCTCCGCCGCACCGCCAACGCTGATTGAATTTGTCGTTAAAGAAATCGCCTGTCAACATGGATGGGAAGAGGAAGTATGA
- a CDS encoding Uma2 family endonuclease, translating into MVNTQAIPPLESGDRLTRPEFERRYDAAPHIKKAELIEGIVYVASPLRHEQHGKPHSRVMTWLGVYQAMTPGVDLSVEPTVRLDLDNEPQPDAVLFIEPAAGGQTRLSRDGYIEGSPELIVEIAASSVSIDTGIKKQVYRRNGVLEYVIWQSYENQLAWFCLVDGEYQLLSPGADGIIRSQVFPGLWLAEEALLSNQMARVLEVLQEGLKSSEYAAFVQRFV; encoded by the coding sequence ATGGTGAATACACAAGCAATACCTCCTTTGGAAAGTGGCGATCGCTTAACTCGTCCTGAATTTGAACGTCGTTATGATGCTGCACCCCATATCAAGAAAGCAGAGTTGATTGAAGGAATCGTTTACGTGGCCTCTCCCTTAAGACATGAACAGCATGGTAAACCCCACAGTCGGGTGATGACTTGGTTAGGAGTCTATCAAGCCATGACTCCTGGTGTTGACTTGAGTGTGGAACCAACAGTCAGATTAGATTTAGATAACGAACCCCAACCAGACGCAGTACTTTTTATTGAACCTGCGGCGGGTGGACAAACTCGATTAAGCCGTGACGGTTATATTGAAGGTTCTCCCGAATTAATTGTGGAAATTGCTGCAAGTAGCGTCTCAATTGATACGGGTATTAAAAAGCAAGTTTATCGTCGGAATGGGGTGTTGGAGTATGTTATCTGGCAATCTTATGAGAATCAATTGGCATGGTTTTGCTTAGTTGATGGCGAGTATCAATTGCTATCTCCTGGTGCAGATGGCATTATTCGTTCTCAGGTGTTTCCGGGGTTGTGGTTGGCAGAGGAGGCGCTGTTAAGTAATCAGATGGCGCGAGTTTTGGAGGTGTTACAAGAGGGGTTGAAGTCGTCGGAATATGCTGCGTTTGTGCAGCGATTTGTTTAA